The nucleotide sequence GGTGGAGAGGAGGCACATGCCGCCAACCGTAAACCTTTCATCTACGATCCATCCAAGATCAAAGTTTTGATGGTGACTCACGCTCACGTGGACCATGTCGGGCGTATTCCAAAGCTGGTCAAGGATGGTTTCCGTGGAATTATTTATTCTACCCCTGAAACAATGCGTCTAGCCCCTTTAATGCTTGAAGACAGTGTCAAACTTTTAGCCCATGAAGCAGAGCATTATCAAGAAGAGCCTTTGTACACCGAAGAAGATGTGGCCAAGGCTTTAAGTTTATGGAAAAGCATACCTTATCATCATCATTTTGAGATAGCTTCAGGTTTTGATGTCTATTTAAAAGACGCCGGTCATGTGCTGGGTTCTTCTATGATTGAGCTGACCTACAATGGCAAAAAAATTGTCTTTACCGGAGATCTTGGCAATAGTCCGTCCCCTTTGCTCAAAGACACAGAGCCTATCACTGATGCCGACTATCTTTTGATGGAAAGTGTTTATGGAGATCGCAATCATGAATCTCGTGATGAAAGGTTGAATAAGTTCGAAGATATTATCGAAGATACCATAAAGAAAGGCGGGGCGCTGGTTATTCCTTCATTTTCCCTTGAGAAAACCCAAGACGTTCTCTTGGAGCTCAACAATCTGATCGAGTCAGGCCGGGTGCCGAGCGTCCCAGTCTATGTAGACTCACCTTTGGCTATTAAAATCACTCAGGTCTACAAGACCATGCCCGAAGATTTCAATGACCAAGTGCGAGAGGAGATAAGAAGAGGCGATGACGTTTTCAATTTTCCTAAAATCCATTTCACCGAAACCTCTGAAGAGTCAAAAGCCATCTTAAATATTCCAAATCCTAAAATTATTATTGCAGGCTCTGGCATGTCCAATGGCGGGCGCATCCAACATCACGAAGTCAATTATCTCAGTGATCCAAAGAGCACTTTGCTGCTCATTGGCTATCAAGCGGCCGGCACGCTCGGGCGTGTGATCCAAGATGGATCCAAGACGGTGACTATTTTGGGACAAGAAATCAAAATCAAGGCAAATATTGAATATATTAGCGGGTATTCTTCACACAAAGACTCTGACCATCTCTTTCAGTTTGTTGAGCAGACAGCCGATGCAGTCAAGAAAGTTTTTGTGGTGATGGGAGAAGCCAAGTCCTCGCTTTTTTTGGTTCAGCGCCTGCGCGATTATCTAGGACTGGAGGCCTTTCATCCAGAGGAAGGGGAAAGCGTCTTACTTGATTTTTAAATTTTTGCGATTCTTTGTGATATAATTGTCCTATGAATTTTGAAAAACATACTAATCTAAAATATAAAATTGCTGTATCAGGTGCAGCCGAGATGGGTTTCCTTGGACCAGAGGCTTACGAAGTGGCAAAAGAAGTTGGTCGTCAGGTGGTCAAGCACCAGGCCTTTCTCATCACCGGCGCCACCACAGGCTTTCCCCTCTGGGCGGCTATGGGAGCCAAAGAAGAAAAAGGCACTGTTGTAGGCCTATCTCC is from Candidatus Paceibacterota bacterium and encodes:
- a CDS encoding MBL fold metallo-hydrolase; protein product: MDQIQEIPKKLKLTFCGGVGTVTGANFLLEEESTDTKILVDCGLEQGGEEAHAANRKPFIYDPSKIKVLMVTHAHVDHVGRIPKLVKDGFRGIIYSTPETMRLAPLMLEDSVKLLAHEAEHYQEEPLYTEEDVAKALSLWKSIPYHHHFEIASGFDVYLKDAGHVLGSSMIELTYNGKKIVFTGDLGNSPSPLLKDTEPITDADYLLMESVYGDRNHESRDERLNKFEDIIEDTIKKGGALVIPSFSLEKTQDVLLELNNLIESGRVPSVPVYVDSPLAIKITQVYKTMPEDFNDQVREEIRRGDDVFNFPKIHFTETSEESKAILNIPNPKIIIAGSGMSNGGRIQHHEVNYLSDPKSTLLLIGYQAAGTLGRVIQDGSKTVTILGQEIKIKANIEYISGYSSHKDSDHLFQFVEQTADAVKKVFVVMGEAKSSLFLVQRLRDYLGLEAFHPEEGESVLLDF